The Grus americana isolate bGruAme1 chromosome 38, bGruAme1.mat, whole genome shotgun sequence genome includes a region encoding these proteins:
- the RPL10 gene encoding 60S ribosomal protein L10, which yields MGRRPARCYRYCKNKPYPKSRFCRGVPDPKIRIFDLGRKKAKVDEFPLCGHMVSDEYEQLSSEALEAARICANKYMVKSCGKDGFHIRVRLHPFHVIRINKMLSCAGADRLQTGMRGAFGKPQGTVARVHIGQVIMSIRTKAQNKEHVVEALRRAKFKFPGRQKIHISKKWGFTKFNADAFEDMVAQKRLIPDGCGVKYVPCRGPLDRWRALHAA from the exons ATGGGCCGCCGCCCGGCGCGATG TTACAGATACTGCAAGAACAAGCCGTACCCCAAGTCCCGCTTCTGCAGGGGGGTCCCTG accccaaaATCCGCATCTTCGATCTGGGGCGGAAGAAGGCGAAGGTGGACGAGTTCCCCCTCTGCGGGCACATGGTGTCGGACGAGTACGAGCAGCTCAGCTCGGAGG cgcTGGAGGCCGCCCGCATCTGCGCCAACAAGTACATGGTGAAGAGCTGCGGGAAGGACGGGTTCCACATCCGCGTGCGCCTGCACCCCTTCCACGTCATCCGCATCAACAAGATGTTGTCCTGCGCCGGCGCTGACAG GCTGCAGACGGGGATGCGCGGCGCCTTCGGGAAGCCGCAGGGCACGGTGGCGCGGGTGCACATCGGGCAGGTGATCATGTCCATCCGCACCAAGGCCCAGAACAAGGAGCACGTGGTGGAGGCCCTGCGCCGCGCCAAGTTCAAGTTCCCGGGGAGGCAGAAG atCCACATCTCCAAGAAGTGGGGGTTCACCAAGTTCAATGCCGACGCCTTCGAGGACATGGTGGCCCAGAAGCGCCTGATCCCCGACGGCTGCGGGGTGAAGTACGTCCCGTGCCGGGGGCCCCTCGACCGCTGGCGGGCCCTGCACGCCGCCTga
- the PDZD4 gene encoding PDZ domain-containing protein 4: MGCNMCVVQKPEEQHRVMLQVSGKEGPRRGPGPEPCRGGPRGPKEPLVLQVLRRSPRGRPPAGGTPQLGAAAPPHPWGGPGPPPPAAGLVDSGTQTDISFESRLGPGRGAGSPGGAEPPPLPHDYFDPADLGEPERPEELEYEEVELYKASHRDKLGLTVCYRTDGEEDAGIYVGEVNPNSIAAKDGRIREGDRIVQINGVEVQDREEAVAFLTREQQTNISLLLARPESQRWKDSDREDFLDDFGSDEDGELRQRGAWTPPGQPPSPATPCPRGAEPDSGVGRTDESTRNEESSEHDLLGEEGGDGPPLRPPPPRRAPRPGASPRPRAAARPGTGSGGGGGAASPGGRPGSGSSSGSGAGPAGRPGPVGRAGAGSAPGGGGGGGGGRAGAAVGRAGAGSAALSPGPAAGGPLPGGAAAGLSQAELRRYRQLRGRLGGSAAGRAELALLEEELRHLEFKCRHLLRAQKMERLRERCLRAWLEAAGAEPPLADISEAPERDSTSAYNTGESCRSSPLLRGLPAGGGKGPRAKRPGRDRLLKARAIKILEERGGSTTDDDARSELKTGRYWSREQRKQHLARSREQRRRRELLLQSRMEAAGGGPEPLPVPAVVPVPPPPPPPPAQAAAAAAGTRRGLRKRSRRILDNWVTIQEMLARGTRAADGGRVYNPLLSVTTV, from the exons ATGGGCTGCAACATGTGTGTGGTGCAGAAGCCGGAGGAGCAGCACCGGGTGATGCTGCAG GTGAGCGGGAAggaggggccgcggcgggggccgggcccggAGCCGTGCCGGGGGGGCCCGCGGGGGCCCAAGGAGCCgctggtgctgcaggtgctgcgccgcagcccccggggccgcccccccgCCGGCGGGACCCCCCAGCTCGGAGCTGCCGCCCCCCCGCACCcctggggggggccgggcccacccccccccgccgccggcctGGTGGACAGCGGGACCCAGACGGACATCAGCTTCGAGAGCCGCCTGGGCCCCGGGCGGGGggccggcagccccgggggggccgAGCC ccccccactcCCCCATGACTATTTCGACCCCGCGGATCTGGGGGAGCCCGAGCGCCCCGAGGAGCTGGAGTACGAG GAGGTGGAGCTGTACAAGGCCAGTCACCGGGACAAGCTGGGGCTCACGGTCTGTTACCGCACCGACGGCGAGGAGGACGCCGGCATCTACGTGGGGGAG gtgaACCCCAACAGCATCGCAGCCAAGGACGGGCGCATCCGCGAGGGCGACCGCATCGTCCAg attaACGGGGTGGAGGTGCAGGACCGGGAGGAGGCCGTGGCCTTCCTCACCCGGGAGCAGCAAACCAACATCTCCCTCCTCCTCGCCCGCCCCGAGAGCCAG CGCTGGAAGGACAGCGACCGCGAGGATTTCCTCGACGACTTCGGCTCCGATGAGGACGGGGAGCTGCGGCAGCGGGGGGCCTggacccccccggggcag ccccccagcccggccacCCCCTGCCCGCGGGGCGCGGAGCCGGACAGCGGCGTGGGTCGCACGGACGAGAGCACCCGGAACGAGGAGAGCTCGGAACACGAtctgctgggggaggagggcggCGACGGACcccccctgcgcccccccccgccccgccgcgcgccccggcccggcgccAGCCCCAGGCCGCGGGCCGCCGCAAGACCCGGCACCGGAtccggaggaggaggaggagcagcgaGCCCCGGGGGAAGACCCGGATCCGGATCGAGCTCCGGCTCGGGAGCGGGGCCCGCGGGCAGACCCGGGCCGGTCGGAAGAGCCGGAGCCGGATCGGcgcccggaggaggaggaggaggaggaggaggaagagccgGAGCGGCGGTGGGAAGAGCCGGCGCCGGATCCGCCGCGCTCAGCCCCGGTCCCGCAGCGGGGGGGCCTCTCCCcgggggggcggcagcgggtCTGAGCCAGGCGGAGCTGCGGCGGTACCGGCAGCTGCGGGGCCGTCTGGGCGGATCGGCCGCGGGCCGGGCGGAGCTGgcgctgctggaggaggagctgcGGCACCTGGAGTTCAAGTGCCGGCACCTGCTGCGGGCGCAGAAGATGGAGCGGCTGCGGGAGCGCTGCCTGCGCGCCTGGCTGGAGGCGGCGGGGGCCGAACCCCCCCTGGCCGATATCTCGGAGGCGCCCGAGCGGGACAGCACCAGCGCCTACAACACCGGCGAGAGCTGCCGCAGTTCCCCGCTGCTGCGCGGGCtgccggcgggcggcgggaAGGGTCCGAGGGCCAAGCGGCCCGGCCGCGACCGGTTGCTGAAGGCTCGGGCCATCAAGATCCTGGAGGAGCGCGGCGGCTCCACCACCGACGACGACGCCCGCAGCGAGCTCAAGACCGGGCGGTACTGGAGCCGAGAGCAGCGCAAGCAGCACCTGGCCCGCAGCCGGGAGCAGCGCCGGCGCCGggagctcctgctgcagagccgcatggaggcggcggggggcggccccgAGCCGCTCCCGGTGCCCGCGGTGGTaccggtgccgccgccgccgccgcctccccccgcccaagccgccgccgccgccgccgggaccCGCCGGGGGCTCCGCAAGCGCAGCCGCCGCATCCTGGACAACTGGGTGACGATCCAGGAGATGCTGGCCCGCGGGACACGGGCGGCCGACGGCGGCCGCGTCTACAACCCCCTGCTCTCGGTCACCACTGTCTAG